AATAGTGATTCCTAGgagcttataataattatggaatatattaagaatattatttctaaGGCAGCCATGGCATGTTGGCTTCGCAGCTCTATTCAGTGGtatatatcataaaacaaaTCTCCTCTTtaacgatattttaataaattaataatacaaattgaagCAAAAAATTGGGGTGAGCTTCcatggtgaatcaccctgtatggcTATATTTCTATCACACACCCAGTGAACACCGGCTAATGGCTATCTGCTTCATATAGTAATGTTAGATCAGAATACATCTATACAATTGTAGCACCAgtgataatttttactataagaaatcaattgttcaaaaatatagataactttttgtgttaaaatgtatatgcattattaattaatattcaaatacctatgcaaaaataaaaccaacaatGCCTTGATCTAACATTTTGGCCAGTTTTAATTGGAAgggagaaaattaaaaatttgatatatttatgaattaatagtTTAAGGTGGTACATTAGGGAACACTGagaacaaaaatacatttatgataaataagGATTTATGCTTGGTTGCTCCAATTTTTATTCTGTTAATCTGCAATATCCTCTATTCAATTTCCATtccagatatttaaaataaattgcaagGTTACTTGTATACAGTGGAGGGGGGAACTGCCACCCAACCACTTCTTCAAAATCACCCCTTTTTTGTTGTTGCTATTTGCATGGATAATTTTAATCTGTTTATAAgacattaattgtaaaaaatagattttttatcatttatttgaaaattgacttgttattacttattagttttgtattattaaaaatgaaaagcaaatttaacttttatgaaatatgtaaattacataaaaGTATTGCtagattttttcaatattcaattatGTATCTTTACATCTTGGTTACACTACTGCTTGTACAAAATTCTGTTGTGATTTTAccagtaaaaacttaaaatccaaaatattgAGCCTGCCCcgataacttttaatataattaagctATTAAGATTATGAATAAGTTGCTGCGACTAATACTTATTcctttataatatgtgaatacaaaattaaccattcaaacaaaatacataatcataatatttatattataattcaaaagtaaaaaaaaaacatcagtaCATCACTTTTTaacattagaaaataataaattaatattcttgacaattaggaaaaaaaaagtaaactaaTAGCTACTaataacacataaatatattgatgaattataaaatttaatttttaattatctgtTTCATCATTAGATAATGCACGAGCTCTAACTAAATCCAATCGCCCTGCTTTGATCATATCATTTTCCCACTTAAGAAGTgcatttttatagttttcattATCTACAGCAGctgattcaatatattttgtttttctattttcaTCCAATTCTTTCCATTTACTAGCAACTGTTACCATATACGTTTGAACTGGCTCATTTccatgattttttatttcttcagTTACAAACTTCAAATATGCAGTAAGAGGTTTACGAGGTTTACCTAATTCTTTTAATTcctgaaattaatttataatattataataagtgaattcattttttttttttaacttactttttttattttgcgtTTTGTTCTTTGTTCTATCTGCTCATATTTGACTCGAAACAGCTCATTTTTTTGGTCGACAGTCAAGCTCTCATTAAAAGCTTTTATACTGTCTTTGTATTGTTCAAGTTCTTTGTTATAAATGTCAGTCATTTTTTTCTTAGCATTACCATCAAAGTCCTTCCATGACTCACTTAGAAAACGGACagcatctaaaataaaaaaattaaataaaccaattaaaaatcttaagatTGATatacattcaattattttaatttattttttagattaatgttattgaaattttttttattttgtcaaaaaacttgaagatgtaatacaaaatagtgacattgtttaatttattggcATTtgcatttcaaattttgatgaaactgtatatttgaacaaaatttaaccattttatttatttagtagtaatatcataatattcaaacaattgTCGAAACTTTAAACATTCTACTATTACTTAAATTAGTACACGATgccaatttcaaattatttagattaattttactACGAGCCTACCAGGATCAATTAATCAGTTGGAAGTTTAACCTCTAATAGATCATGTATTGATAATTAGAAGggggatttattttattacttacctatgtaattcatttatattttatattatcgatttaatttatttatttatttaatttctttttatttatttatcatcaattaggtatactttaaatataaacttttttttagaatatgagctaactaatcaattaaaaattaaaactataatattaaaatatattttactcttaatactaataaaataaatttatcattattttggatAAGTTTGCGAGGGGAAATCCCTATCATATTGGTTCCATCATCACCATCTCAGGGCAGTGGCGGCTCCAAGGGGAGGGGGCCTCGGGCCTGTGCCCCCCCAGctgtatttctaaaaaaaatttaactgttaaaatataaaattacaaataaaaatcatcaaaattgtctgaaaattatgaatttttgtaACCTAAATTAACCAAattaacctatacctatatattttttaatttaaatgtaatatttttatataaaatgatgaacaactaaaatttaattcaatgtagaatatatagaaagaaaaaacgtcaaaaaaaacaatattttgatataggtatatgtaataacaaaacgatgaaaaacaatatttttaaccttcttttaacagtaaaatattcaaagttTTAAGTCTTAATCAAATGGGATGGgaaataatgtatttacatCAAATGCAATTAGTATACGAagtcatttaaatttttcagaTGCAAAAAAATCTTCACTATCCCAACCATACATTTCTAGCACGATATGGTATTTGCGATACtgtgttaattattatgaataaaatagcTAATACGAGTCTCAACCACtattatttaccatatttaaaaaaaagccaTCAAGTTTAGTACctagtgtaaaataaaaataaaataaaataaattgaaatgtttacctttaaaatttaaattatgtttttcaattaCTTCTTGTCTTCTTTCTTTAAGATATTGAAAGAATGGAGGACTAGGTTTCTTTGGTTTCAAAGGTAATTGTAACTTATTTACCACTGATTTTTGAGCATATCCTATGTTATGAGATTCCAAAACAGAATTTGCACAtctgagaaaaaataaatttgtattttatcataaatattaaagaacataaattacaataaaattaatttaaacttttaggtatattaacctgttgataaacaaattatttgaattgaCTAATCGCCATTGATTTGTGAGAAACTGTTTGAAACCcatttcaagtaaatatttaatagtttttagatATTAAGGTACGGAACACCGAAGCATGAGGGTGCGACAAAAAAAAGAATACTGATTgaagtgaatattaaataagaaatttgaacttttttttaaattgttgttatgcCGTTTTGGTGAggagttgaattaatataatatagttgagtCTTGAATTAATGATACCTATTGAACGtttgaaaacataaaacaatcGTCAATCAtcacacaataatacaatatcaatatcatacaatattgaatacaaacGTATAACCtcaaaatccatttattttaaaaaatgttatgttggCAACAAATTTGAAGCCGAACTCTTTAAGCATTAAGGTATaggttttgttataaataattttagaatttatcgTGTACGTATTGCATGCTCACCCAATTTTAATGCTAGTAaaggatttattaaaattctggtttttggaatttctaagtatattatatcatacatgtaCTCAAATACTATAGTTATTGATAAGACtatattactactatattttcaaaaacgtgtatttaagtattttacgatgtttaaaactttaaaaactgttttgatgctatatcaatagttatttttgtaatgataatgtATAGGCAAAATTATGTccatatacgaaaaaaaaaaaatttcaccaagttttagttattatactttatatccTTCTAAGGACATGGACATGGACATGTCCATTGTCCAGACCTTTGATGCAGAGGGTGAAACCTGTTGCGTACTCAGGCCAGGGGGTCTAAGAGGCTTTTGCccactttttttcaatttttttttactcagccCGGGTGGGGCTGGAGTAACATTACCTTAACCTAACCGTAACGCTACTATTTTTGGTACCTAAgcttaagtttttaaaaagtacattaTCAAACTGACAAGACATTTTcgaatacaatttgttatttacttataatatgtggATAAAGATTACTTACATAATTACTGTAGTCTGtaagctattaaatattaaaaacgctCTCCTGCAGTACAATCTACCAATTTTGATATACGGCACTCTTGTACTGATAGTACTattttactatactatacttACTAACATCATAGCCCACAAGAAATGTTTAGTTTAGGCAGTAATTTAATTGTGGGGGCACGTGGGGGGTCAGAGTccttttgtttttagaaaatatttatgcgTACCCCTTCTAATTTTTTCCCAATTGAATCATTGAGTTTAGGCACAGAACAATaagtttaggtaggtatttgacGACAAACCGATACGCGTGCGTATTATCGGATGTTGAAATTGATTGCGCAGAATAGGTTTGTTTATATCACGGTCTCAAGGGTCCGAAGACCgtggtttatattaaaatattaatagttgacATTTATTTGCCTAACTGCAAACTGTCTAATCATTGTAAATCATTGTAAATCTGTAAATCTGTTGACGGAAAAAAAGCTCCCACAATATCTATGGTGGTTGGTGActatcacggactaagatagacaagcccggattaaggatcaattgggtctcgggacaccatacacttagtgGGCTCCCttcaacttcaaaataattgtgccattacatattaacgactttatattattgtataattttttaatatacaaaaaatatacaggatGTATCTTATATCATTGTACACGGCTTTTTTTCTTAACAATTGTGGTTCGATGATatggaattttattaaaacaaaagaCATGTTTGatgtttctctatttttaatagacaattttttataaccacgaactaagataataactatcttagttcatgtttataacatattcaaaatttttaatcacgcagttgtaccaataataaaatcgactattttttcaaatggtaaccacaatattttttgatggattctggtaaagcttttttctgaacattttgacagtaaaattatcaattttggtttactgtgttattaactatggtcctctaaattttagtataatatgcattaattattttaactgaaatacctaatttacaagagctgaatattattttcttataactacctttttatgtacttaaataattaaatcggaaatctaaaatgctcaaaaaacaaaaacaaacaaacaaaattgttggcaagcatagtttattatttatagtaatttttcgtgATATAAAATTGGGAACaattttatcttataattattaataataattttcctacctacttacaaaattttttttttcaactgtattggacgcgttaaaaaaaatatgggccCCTAAAATTAATGGGCCTCGGGACCCCGGGACATCCGGGTTTGAAGATATATCTTATCTATTGACCTCTTATCTATGACTTATAtgagtataaacactataaacaCGGAATGATAAAGTGATAAAGAGTTTATTATTAGTGAAccgttttttattacaatttgagTCCTAAGAAATACTATTTAGATAAGAGACagttactataattattattatcatttatctctGAACAAaaacctttttaaaaaatatgtcaacaTCAAGTCATTTTGTCATCTAAATAATTGCAAATCGTTTTAATACTtgttcaattataaataaatgatggTTCCACATTAAATAGTGTAACCAAATGGGATGCTTATTACAAATATAGCCTAAAATGTACACTTTAAATAGATTAGAGTTCCaacagttataagttataactaacaaACCAGCAAATACAATGATTGAATTTAatactgtatttttttgtgtattttccATCTTACTGTATTCTTTAAAATGGTGAGTACGTTTTACTTTCGATgtcaaattattgataaatttctCTCGACTCActgaaactttttaatttaggtTGTTACCCAAAGCCATCAGTTTATATCTCAAATACAAATACCATTTGAACGTAAAAATTGGCACGGCTGGTTTATTCTCACTACaagatataattttcttaaaaaacgGTTATTCAGTAGTATGTtgcaaacaaaaaatacaattatattgccTGTATGCATAGTCAATGTATGTATCACATAAGACATGTTATACTATGTCTTATGTGACACATGAATTGACCATGTATACGGACATATCAtcacattttaatgaattattatttttgacagcaCATTGATAATATTGGTTTCCGGAGCAGCTTTATTAGCAGTGAAGTCAATAAATTGGTATGTCTTGTAGCTCGCGATGTGagaattgaaaaaaacataGAAAGGATTGATTCCACTATTATGAAACAAAACCaaagcaataataaaattgaagatATATTGCCAATTGTCATGAAATTTGCACAAGTACATTAAATGATGTACctagcatttttaaaattttaacttttctttttagtttttagctgTTCGAATTAGTCGTATATCAATTATGTCGTTACAACCAAACACTCCTGAATGGCTCTTTATAGTATCAGTTATAGATCTCCACTTGGATGCATCTGTCATTGGATCATCAAGGCAATTATTAGCTAATGTTAACGCTCCATATGCAGAAGCAAAATTACTTCGTCATCCTATGAATCCAAATTCATGTTGTTTAGCAAAGATTACTGTAAATGTATGTGCTGAAAGCATATTAGACACACACGGACCTTTATCAATTCAGTCACTAATGTTGAAACTTGACAAATCAAAAATTGTTCTAAATAAAGGTttgtatagttttattcaaaataacagTGCTTGTTCTACACTGTCTGAAAAGGATAAAGATCAAAGTATTGATTTGGATGTGGCTGCAAAAGACATTCTACTTTCCTTACCACCATTGGTACCTAAggttagtttaattatttatattgatttgttaatttttaatatttaatgttgtttgtatagaaaataaaaatacatctaGAAGAGCTAACAATTGTTGATGTGAAAGATAATTTAGTTACAGAGATGAAAGCAGAATTGAAATTATTGACTATAGAAAATCTAATCATTCCTGATGACAATAATCATTCAATAAAACAaagtagacataatataaaattgatcaagtttaataatattttataatacaattaataatcttGTAGGTAATCTTTCATTAAAAGTACTTTTTGAAAGTTTGTGTTTGATTGGTTATGAAGAAACTTACGTATCACTGGAAAAGTTCTCATTTGAAGCTAAggtatagatttattttaaatgaattattatataggttgattgtaatattgtgataaaaaataatgtttctttaatttttcttatttttttagtactttaagaAATCATTAAAATTCGATCTGAAGATAAATAATGTGTACACTTTATATTCACACGACGATATTTACCAATGGTATACTTCTTATACTGATCAAATGTTGAATCCACATCAAGTAAATTATGATTCTCCTTGTATATTCCTATgtccatttatataatatgcccaACCACATGACTCTTAACCTGTGCCGTCCTTAGGATTTGCAAGGCCAAGggcaaaaaccaatttttaaaccaattttacCACTTTTGGTAAAGGGCTCCAAATGTTAGCAAAAAGCGCTAGGTCCAGGGCCTGAGCCCTGCTCGTCCCTCCCACCTAAGAACGGCCCTGCTCTTAAcgcaaacaaaaatgtatatggtttattattttgtttttttatcacTAGAACCATAAGTTAGGcttgtttaaactttaagttGTTGCTCAAGaagtttttttaacaaatacatatatatttctttttaaaattttaactttaatttctcatttttttatagcataattatatattttaaatttattttatttattgtatggctctattttaaattaaaagtatctattatacaattttataaatttcaagacttaagatattatttaattaatattgatttagatataaattgatctttaataaatatttgtaatttttagttGAATCATCGTGATCACAAAGCCCCAAACATGTCTTATGCACAACCCATACCTACCCATCTCTAACATAGTTTTCAAGAAAAGTTATGATTATTAATGTCTTTTGTTTTAGATAAAATCAACTTCACCTTTaccaacaaataaattgttaatatcacaTAACAGTCCAATGGATGATATAAGTATAGATTTATTGGTTCAGTTTTTAAATGTTACTACAACATGTAGACTCGGCTCAGAATGTGCGTCtgttagtttaaataaatttaaactaatgtTATCTTGTAATCCAGTTCtaagtttgtatttattatattaattcataatggTATTCTAATACAATCTTATTAACTTAATGTATTTGTTTGATTAGGAAATGAAAATAACGGTAAGGTGTTTGCAAATTGGCATATTGGGCTATGCCACAGAAAATGGACTAGTGATTTGATGTTAGAAACTGTGCGTTGTTGGTTAAAACCATTTACAAATACTGAATATAGCCCGGGTATGAAAAAATGTCATTCCTGGGGTACACCCTTGTTTATTGGCCTAGTTTTGGTACAGGTAACTTGTTTGATTCTTATTTTAagacctaatttatttatacagattttttatattgataactAGATTAAAAATTCTATCCCATCAAATGCACCTAGACTTAATGTTTTACTTGATACTGTACGCTTAGAATGGAGTCCACCACTTGCTCAGTTCATATTGAGAGCACATAATTCTTTACAGcagtaagttatatattatgtaactactAAATGACTAAATGCAAACTAATATTTAatccaataaaaaatttgttttactttttattttatacactgattgaaaagtatttatttatataattatataaataattatgtattataacttttatagaattttttccGCTTTGGAAATAAATTTGAAACCTGAAAGTAATCAATCTGTTATAGAAGATCAACAATTTTCTATATCTAAGACAATTACAACTAGTATTTCTGTAACAAAtgcaaatatttttcttatagccgataaaaaaagtatgtttttattcaacttacataatttaaaatatacatatcgtaaattccttttttatttgatttatagttTGTGTTTTAGTACGTGTAGATACTATTTCTGTAGACATTGGAACTACAAGGATAATTTGTGCAATTGAAGGTCTTAAATGTGATTCTTTAGTACCAACTAAATATCATTATGTTTGCACATCTTCTGACGATATTAAGGTACTTTCACtttcgtttttattaattatttgaattcagAGGAAATTaacattgttaaaaatttaaaactggtaTAGAGCTGGTGGCTTCATATAAAGTCattaaaattggaaaaaatactggaaactaaagaaatattaattgaaatcaatgaaatatttgaatgtCGATGGAGTGCAAATGTTCACCTTAAACTATTGACTATATTTACAGACATATCTGATCTGAAAAATCATTTAggtaatgttataattttataagaataaaatgttcCTCTTTAAAAATACctccattatttttaatttggaacTTTGAATTGTCTAACAGGCATTAGTTCTATTAAAGATCCAAACAAGTCAACAGACATTAAATTATGTgtcaaatcaaaattcaaattttcaattaaagtttcttcatctcattatttattattttcaacaggtaacatttttatttcactatattgtttttaaaattaaaacttgaacatttttattttattttcagataatttaatgtatattaaaaacaatggaAAGGTGCGTCATCTTGAAAGCAAAAGTTTTAAAGTCGCTGTTgaccagtataatatatttactataaaaggttttaaaatgttgaaaacaaattttaataaggAAGTTCAAGCTGAGAGACAAAATTCTGAAGGGTTATTAACTGAAGCAAACAATATttggtgattaaaaaaaaaaagaatgaaagaatttaatattaatttacaacattaagatttttaaattacaatttttttaaatatagggaTGTGGCTATTGAAAACTTTAAAGTGGTATTTCCTTATGGTTTTGAGTTTTACAGTATTTTTCAAGGTGAATTCATTAGTATTGTTAAatggttaaaattaattcataaaaaacctAAACTCCAACCAGAACCTCTACCAAGTGatatagttttaaaagtaaatcaacaataagattattaaattaatttgtatttattatatatcaaaatataataaattacaggtTCAAGAGGTTATTTTTGAATTGAGTGATGATGATTTTGAAGTAAAGCTCAGAGATAACTACGAACTTCTTGAAGATGAATACAAAGAAAGTTTAAAACGTCAGAAAATGCTTGAAACTAAGGTGTCTGAAGTGGTCAAAGATCGTTTACTTTTACCAGCAGGCAAAGTGGAAGAGTTGTTAACTAGCTTGCAAAAAATGAATgctcaaatatatatacaacgTTCAAAGCAAATGAAACAACAAGCACCAGTACGAACTCGTTTATTTTCGTGGACTATGTGTGatctttgtattattattttggctgA
Above is a window of Metopolophium dirhodum isolate CAU chromosome 3, ASM1992520v1, whole genome shotgun sequence DNA encoding:
- the LOC132940899 gene encoding transcription factor A, mitochondrial; translated protein: MGFKQFLTNQWRLVNSNNLFINRCANSVLESHNIGYAQKSVVNKLQLPLKPKKPSPPFFQYLKERRQEVIEKHNLNFKDAVRFLSESWKDFDGNAKKKMTDIYNKELEQYKDSIKAFNESLTVDQKNELFRVKYEQIEQRTKRKIKKELKELGKPRKPLTAYLKFVTEEIKNHGNEPVQTYMVTVASKWKELDENRKTKYIESAAVDNENYKNALLKWENDMIKAGRLDLVRARALSNDETDN